TCGCGCATACATTATGTATCAATGTTCGTAAGTATTCTTTTTATATCTTACTTTCATAAATGTATAGGGTGAAGTTGCAGTGAACCGTCGAGTCGATACAAAATCTTATTCTTCGCTGCATGCACTAGTCAATGGGATGTTTCCACCAATGTCCTCCTCGGAACAGGTAGGGTCACGTAATGTCCATATCTTGTTTTCTCGCGTTAACTAGTTAGCTCAGCCTTGTCTACAGCATGCGAACTTCTCTATAACAGTTCATTCCTTTTAGTTGAAATATCAATCATTGGACCCAGCTGGATTGCCTGAgagtttatttttgttttctatggCTTACTAAGTGTTCTGTAAGCacctcttatctctctctctctctttttttttgaatttaggaGGACTATAATTCTTGGAATTACTGGAGATTGCCTCTACCTGAACTCAACATATGAACCTAAATTAGCTCGTCAGTTGCAAGAGGAATCAAACTAACGGCCTTGAGAGGTAAGCCGGAGAATGCAGGCATGTGGTGGTTGACAACCGTTTGTTGACATTCAGGTAAATATTATGCTTAGCTCCATTCTTGTAAGAAATTCATACACATTAACACTAAGATACAGCTGGAAAATCACTTTTACAATACAAAGCTAAAACAGAAATTTAACTAATGGCTTTTTTAATATAACACGGACTCAAAGAAGAATTTACGATGTACGGAATAAGTATAAGTATATTAACGACAAAACACTTTTTGAGCTTGTGCTAGAATAGCTATCGTTTGCCATCTCAGACTAGAGAGATAATTTATTGTGCAGCTAcacgaaaacttttttttttttttcttttcctctagatAGATTTTACTTCGAACATTTGTAGGGATTCTATGACTAAATTAAAATGCTCAAGCTTTAATTTGTTTCGCTATGGTGCTTGGAGTTGTTTTCGTGTTGCGAAAATTCATTTCTTCGCACTGCCACGTTTTGCTTGTGCTCATCTTGTTAAAATGAATTCTCAACTTTTGCAGACCGATCACTGTTGGTTATGGTGGAGACTGATTGATCTTCAGCTTGAACCTGTATATAGCACTGGTCAAATTTGTTTTTGTACTGCGGCCATACGAGTAATGTAATTATATCTAGCACATTTAGCTATTGTATATCCAGGAAATGTACTCGCAAATATATGAAACATTATTCACAATAATATATCCAATGTATTCTCTGTTCAATTGAGGTGGCATGCTGATGAAATTTATAGCAGtgcttagaaaaagaaaatagtgttGTACATCGCCTAAAAAATTTCTCAGACTTAATTCATCTTCACGACTGCATTGTTTTTTCCGGATGGTCagcaagtgttttttttttttccccctccctATTTTGCCAAGTCTGGATATCATTCCAATGTAAATATGCCATCCGATCCCTGTTTTTCTATGTTGTAAAGACACAGTCCAAAGGTTCTTCCAGAGATTTGTCTGATTTTGTAGTTTCCTAAGCGATGAAATCTGAGTTTCAATTTTTGGGGTTGAGCTGGTGCCTTCTTTAATCAAAATAGATGGGAAGTATTGGAGAAAATTACCTTCTATTCTATTAATGCTGAACTGTTctgaaacttttttttcctttcaattaGCTTTCTCTCTTAACTATGTATTACTGATTTATATTACAGCACAGCAGCCAGAATAAACCATTCTTTATATCTGAGTACCACTTGCAAACACTGACAAAAACATTGCAGTTGCTCAGATGTTACAACCTAAGAAGAGAAGCAGACTCCCTAATATCACAAGCCAAACTTTGCATAGATGTGTACTAACAACCAGCCAAACCTGACCAAACTATACTAGTCATGAAGCTAATATGCAGCTATCTTGAGACCCATGTTTTTCTGAGCGAAGGCAACAAGGTTCTCGATCTCTGCATCATCGATGTACCCGTTACGGTTAGTATCGGCCTGACGAATGCCGCGGATGCTCTTCCATGTGGTGAACCGCCCCCCTCTGCTACGGATGGCCTTTCGCAGCTCATCTCTGCTGATTCGCCCGTCCTTGTCAGTGTCGAACTTCTTTAACCACTCCTTGAACTCTTCGATGGTTAGCTCACGGTTGTTGGAGAGGTTGTTCTTGATTGCCATTATTTGTTCGGAGTGTTGAGGCTTGGAGTTTAGTTGTGCAGTCTGAGACTGGCAATTCTGCCTCCTGATACCCTTAAATATCTCAGGATTTTTGCAAGGTGAGAGCTATTCTCAATTTCTCATTGTGGCTCACTTTATTCAGTGTTATCTTTCTTAGGTGTCTAACAACCTTTTCCTGGGAAAAGCAAAAGCTAaactagcattttttttttatagtatttgcAAGCTTTCGGTTATTCGGTTAGAAGAAGCATAGGACCAAAAGGATGGTCACCAGGGATGTTTAAACCTCTTTGATACAATTATTTTGCTTCTAAGTTCCTCTATAAGCCACCTGCTGATCTGTACCTTTATGCTGGAAGGTATACTAGTAAAAAGAATGGGCAGTAGCCCTTGTTGTTTAAGTTGCCTAAACTAGTGTTGTCAT
Above is a genomic segment from Ananas comosus cultivar F153 linkage group 15, ASM154086v1, whole genome shotgun sequence containing:
- the LOC109721247 gene encoding calmodulin-1-like, translated to MAIKNNLSNNRELTIEEFKEWLKKFDTDKDGRISRDELRKAIRSRGGRFTTWKSIRGIRQADTNRNGYIDDAEIENLVAFAQKNMGLKIAAY